Proteins from one Cicer arietinum cultivar CDC Frontier isolate Library 1 chromosome 3, Cicar.CDCFrontier_v2.0, whole genome shotgun sequence genomic window:
- the LOC101489909 gene encoding cationic peroxidase 1-like: MMLPITKVHFFFLFCLIGTTSAQLSSNFYLKTCPLVLATIKSEVTLAVNNERRMGASLLRLHFHDCFVQGCDASVLLDDTSSFTGEKSAGPNANSLRGFDVIDTIKSKVEKLCPNTVSCADILSVAARDSVVALGGPSWSVQLGRRDSTTASLSIANSDLPGPSSDLSDLKTAFSNKGFTLEELVALSGSHTIGEGSCRFFRARIYNEKNIDPTFATLLQGNCPSTGGDSNLSPLDTTTPNTFDNAYYRNLQKLKGLFHSDQQLFNNGSTDTQVNSYVNNPASFRADFANAMVKMGRLSPLTGSSGQIRTKCGSTN, translated from the exons ATGATGCTTCCAATAACCAAAgttcattttttctttctcttttgcCTTATTGGCACAACTTCAGCTCAATTGTCATCTAATTTTTACCTCAAAACGTGTCCTCTTGTGCTTGCAACCATTAAAAGTGAAGTAACTCTTGCTGTGAACAACGAACGTCGCATGGGGGCTTCTCTACTCCGACTTCATTTCCATGATTGCTTTGTTCAA ggaTGTGATGCATCAGTACTATTGGACGATACATCAAGTTTCACAGGTGAAAAATCAGCTGGTCCAAATGCTAATTCCTTAAGAGGTTTTGATGTAATTGACACTATAAAGTCTAAAGTTGAGAAGTTATGTCCTAATACTGTCTCTTGTGCTGATATTCTCTCTGTGGCAGCCAGAGACTCTGTTGTTGCT CTCGGCGGACCGAGTTGGAGTGTTCAATTGGGGAGAAGAGACTCAACCACAGCAAGTTTAAGTATAGCTAACTCAGACTTGCCAGGTCCCTCATCTGACTTAAGTGACCTTAAAACAGCTTTTTCTAACAAAGGTTTCACACTTGAAGAGTTGGTTGCTCTTTCAG GATCACACACAATTGGTGAAGGTAGCTGTAGATTCTTCAGAGCAAGGATTTACAATGAAAAAAACATAGATCCAACCTTTGCAACATTATTGCAAGGAAATTGTCCTAGCACAGGTGGTGATAGCAATTTGTCTCCACTTGATACAACTACTCCAAACACATTTGACAATGCTTACTATAGGAACTTGCAAAAGCTAAAGGGTCTGTTTCACTCAGATCAACAACTTTTCAATAATGGATCCACAGATACTCAAGTGAATTCCTATGTTAACAACCCAGCAAGTTTCAGAGCTGATTTTGCCAATGCAATGGTCAAAATGGGAAGACTTAGCCCACTTACTGGCTCTAGTGGTCAGATTAGAACCAAATGTGGGAGCACCAACTAA